Proteins encoded together in one Sceloporus undulatus isolate JIND9_A2432 ecotype Alabama chromosome 4, SceUnd_v1.1, whole genome shotgun sequence window:
- the GFOD1 gene encoding glucose-fructose oxidoreductase domain-containing protein 1 isoform X3 yields the protein MMTAAHYYPKLMSIMGNVLRFLPAFVKMKQLIQEGYVGELLVCEVQVHSGSLLGKKYNWSCDDLMGGGGLHSVGTYIIDLLTFLTGQKAVKVHGLLKTFVKQTDHIKGIRQITSDDFCTFQMVLEGGVCCTVTLNFNVPGEFKQDIVVVGSNGRLIVVGTDLYGQNNNSQQRELLLKDSTPVSNALLPEKAFSDIPSPYLRGTIKMVQAVREAFEDQDDRRTWDGQPLTMAATFDDCLYALCVVDTIKKSNQLGEWQNIVIMTEEPELSPAYLISEAMRRSRMSLYC from the coding sequence ATGATGACTGCTGCCCATTATTATCCCAAACTCATGAGCATTATGGGTAATGTTCTCCgttttcttcctgcctttgtgAAGATGAAGCAACTGATCCAAGAGGGCTACGTAGGGGAGCTGCTTGTCTGTGAGGTACAGGTCCACAGTGGGAGCCTGCTGGGGAAGAAGTATAACTGGAGCTGCGATGACCTGATGGGTGGTGGAGGTTTGCATTCTGTTGGTACCTATATCATTGATCTTTTGACCTTCCTCACTGGCCAAAAGGCTGTGAAAGTACATGGACTGCTAAAGACCTTTGTGAAACAGACGGACCACATCAAGGGAATACGCCAAATTACGAGTGATGACTTTTGTACGTTTCAGATGGTCTTGGAAGGAGGGGTATGTTGCACTGTTACCCTCAATTTCAATGTACCTGGGGAATTTAAACAGGATATTGTTGTGGTAGGTTCCAATGGGCGGCTGATTGTGGTAGGCACCGATTTATATGGGCAGAACAATAATTCGCAACAAAGGGAGCTTCTCCTGAAAGATTCCACGCCAGTCAGCAATGCCTTGTTACCAGAGAAGGCCTTCAGTGATATCCCATCCCCTTACCTCCGGGGAACGATAAAGATGGTACAGGCTGTCAGGGAAGCATTTGAAGATCAGGATGACCGGCGAACCTGGGATGGACAGCCACTCACAATGGCTGCCACATTTGATGACTGTCTCTATGCGTTGTGTGTGGTGGACACtattaaaaaatcaaaccaaCTGGGTGAATGGCAGAACATTGTAATTATGACTGAAGAACCAGAACTAAGCCCTGCCTACTTGATCAGTGAAGCAATGCGCAGGAGCAGAATGTCTCTGTATTGTTAG